The genomic stretch GAGTTCATTGCAAAGCAAGGTTTGACAAACTCAACCCTGTTTAACGATGTACTTCTACAAGTAAGATTGCGTGCCTCTGTGTCTATGTAGCAAAAGATTGAAAGGATAACAATATGGCAGAAATTATGTACTGGGAAGCGATTCAGCGTGCCCATGATGAAGAAATGGCCCGCGACCCGCTAGTCATCTGTATGGGTGAAGATATCGGCGTTGCCGGTGGCACGTATAAAGCGACCAAAGGTCTGTTTGAAAAATACGGCCCCCTTCGCGTGATGGACACCCCTATTTCCGAGAACGGTTATACCGGCCTGGGTATTGGTGCATCGTTCCTGGGTGTGCGCCCCATTATTGAAATCATGTCAGTCAACTTTGCCTGGCTCGCCATGGACCAGATTTTTAACTCGGCAGCGAAAGTACGCTACATGTCCGGAGGTCAGTTAACTTCGCCAGTGGTAATCCGTTCTCCAGGCGGAACAGCTCATCAGCTAGGTGCCCAACACTCTGCACGTATGGAAAAAGTATTTATGGGGATTGCTGGCCTGCGCGTGGTCACGCCTAGCAACCCAAAACAGGCTTATGGTCTGCTTAAATCTGCGGTCCGTTCAGATGATCCTGTATTTATCAACGAACATGAGCTGATGTACAACATGAAAGGCGAAGTGCCTGACGAAGAATACTTCATGCCTCTGGAAGGCTCTGAAGTGACTCGCGCAGGTACGGACGTCACCTTGTTCGGTTATAATATTTCCGTACACTGGTGTATTAAGGCGGCAGAAATTCTGTCCAAGCAGCATGGCATCAACGCGGAGATCGTAGATCTTTATTCGCTCTCTCCGCTTGACCGTGCCGGCATCAAAAAATCTGTCAGTAAAACGCACCGCGCAATCGTTATAGAAGAAGATGAAGCACCGGTTGGTGTTGGTTCTGAAGTCATGGCCATCATTAATGAAGAGTGCTTTTTTGAACTGGATGCCGCACCTGTGCGTGTGCATGCAGTCAACGTGCCGATTCCATACAACCACAAGCTTGAAAAAGCAGCGATCCCTGATCATGAAGATGTGGTCAAGGCAGTATTGAAGATGTTTGGCAAAGCGTAACATATCAACATTGGACGCAGATGCGCGCTGATTGACCAGGAAACCCCTAGAATCTGCGCACATCTGTGAAAATCCGCGTCCTGTAACACAACTAGGAATTCAGCATGTCTGCACATTACGTTATCACTATGCCGCAGCTATCCGACACCATGACAGAAGGTGTCGTTGTTACGTGGGAAAAAAATCCCGGAGATAAAGTATCTCGTGGCGACATCGTCGCCACCGTTGAAACAGACAAAGCCATCATGGATGTCGAAGTATTTACTGAGGGTTACCTCGTAGGCCCGATGGTCGAAGTTGGCGCAACCGTACTAGTGGGTGGCGCGCTTGGCTATATCAGCGACACCCAGGGCGATGTATCCGTTGCGGAAGACGAAGTCGTCACCAACAAGGTATCTGTCGAAATCGTCCCTCACGATTCAGGCACCCCCATCCTGATGCCTCAGCTTTCAGACACCATGACGGAAGGCACAGTGGTGACATGGGATAAAGCCATTGGAGACAAAGTTTCCCGTGGTGACATTGTGGCTACGGTTGAAACAGACAAAGCCATCATGGATGTTGAAATTTTTACAGATGGCTTTTTATCCG from Sulfurirhabdus autotrophica encodes the following:
- a CDS encoding alpha-ketoacid dehydrogenase subunit beta, whose product is MAEIMYWEAIQRAHDEEMARDPLVICMGEDIGVAGGTYKATKGLFEKYGPLRVMDTPISENGYTGLGIGASFLGVRPIIEIMSVNFAWLAMDQIFNSAAKVRYMSGGQLTSPVVIRSPGGTAHQLGAQHSARMEKVFMGIAGLRVVTPSNPKQAYGLLKSAVRSDDPVFINEHELMYNMKGEVPDEEYFMPLEGSEVTRAGTDVTLFGYNISVHWCIKAAEILSKQHGINAEIVDLYSLSPLDRAGIKKSVSKTHRAIVIEEDEAPVGVGSEVMAIINEECFFELDAAPVRVHAVNVPIPYNHKLEKAAIPDHEDVVKAVLKMFGKA